Proteins encoded in a region of the Planococcus shixiaomingii genome:
- the frr gene encoding ribosome recycling factor: MPKSVMSETEQKMNNAIQAFSRDLSSIRAGRATPAILDKLSIDYYGAPTPVNQVAGISIPEARLIMIQPYDKSVLGDIEKAILKSDLGLSPSNDGSVIRLAVPALTEERRKDLVKQVKKEAEEAKVGIRNIRRDANDEFKKLEKKSEITVDDLRSYSDEVQKLTDSNIAKIDDLAKGKEKEIMEV, translated from the coding sequence ATGCCGAAATCTGTGATGAGTGAAACGGAACAAAAAATGAATAATGCAATCCAAGCGTTTTCGCGCGACCTATCTTCAATCCGCGCAGGACGTGCAACACCTGCAATTTTAGATAAATTGTCAATCGATTACTACGGAGCACCAACTCCGGTTAACCAAGTGGCAGGAATTTCGATTCCTGAAGCCCGCTTGATCATGATCCAGCCTTATGATAAATCCGTTCTTGGAGATATCGAAAAAGCGATTCTAAAGTCTGATTTGGGATTGAGCCCATCAAACGATGGTTCAGTCATTCGCTTGGCGGTTCCAGCTTTGACGGAAGAACGCAGAAAAGACTTGGTTAAACAAGTGAAAAAAGAAGCGGAAGAAGCGAAAGTCGGCATCCGCAACATTCGCCGTGACGCTAACGACGAATTCAAAAAGCTTGAGAAAAAAAGCGAAATTACAGTAGACGATCTTCGCAGCTATTCGGATGAAGTGCAAAAATTGACTGACTCCAACATTGCGAAAATCGATGACCTTGCAAAAGGAAAAGAAAAAGAAATTATGGAAGTATAA
- the pyrH gene encoding UMP kinase, translating into MSVQQYKRIVLKLSGEAMAGEKGFGLSPEIIKSVANQVKEVVELGVEVAVVVGGGNIWRGKIGSEMGMDRATADYMGMLATVMNSLALQDSLEKQGVESRVLSSIEMRQVAEPYIRRRAIRHLEKKRVVIFAAGTGNPYFSTDTTAALRAAEIEADVILMAKNNVDGVYSADPKTDSTAVKYEELSYFEVIQQGLQVMDSTASTLCMDNDIPLVVFSIMENGNIKRAVLGEKIGTVVRRTI; encoded by the coding sequence ATGAGTGTTCAACAATATAAACGCATTGTACTAAAACTAAGCGGAGAAGCGATGGCAGGGGAAAAAGGTTTCGGTTTATCCCCCGAAATCATTAAATCAGTAGCAAACCAAGTAAAAGAAGTTGTCGAACTCGGTGTTGAAGTTGCCGTGGTCGTTGGCGGAGGAAATATTTGGAGAGGCAAAATCGGTTCGGAAATGGGTATGGACCGTGCTACTGCTGATTACATGGGGATGCTGGCAACCGTCATGAACTCACTTGCCCTTCAAGATTCATTGGAGAAGCAAGGCGTTGAAAGCCGTGTACTTTCTTCTATTGAAATGCGCCAAGTTGCTGAACCGTATATTCGGAGAAGAGCGATTCGCCATTTGGAGAAAAAACGCGTTGTTATTTTTGCAGCCGGAACGGGTAACCCGTATTTTTCTACAGATACGACAGCAGCACTTCGGGCCGCGGAAATTGAAGCAGATGTCATCTTGATGGCGAAAAACAATGTGGATGGCGTTTATTCAGCTGATCCAAAAACAGATTCTACTGCAGTCAAATACGAAGAGCTATCTTATTTTGAAGTGATTCAACAAGGCTTGCAAGTAATGGATTCAACTGCTTCCACATTATGTATGGACAACGACATTCCACTCGTAGTATTCTCAATTATGGAAAATGGAAACATAAAACGTGCTGTCCTCGGTGAAAAAATCGGGACTGTAGTGAGGAGAACGATATAA
- the tsf gene encoding translation elongation factor Ts, which yields MAVTAQMVKELREKTGAGMMDCKKALVETNGDIEAAMDFLREKGLSSASKKADRIAADGTTAVLVQGNEAVIYEVNAETDFVAKNEGFQTLVKELGEHLLSVKPATIEEATASTMSNGLSVADHISNAIAKIGEKITLRRFEIRTKTDNDAFGPYLHMGGRIAVLVELENSTDTDAARDIAMHIAALNPKYVSREEVSAEEVDRERKVLTEQALNEGKPENIVAKMVEGRLGKFFEDVCLLDQSFVKNSDQKVRDFAASTGGTVKGFTRYEVGEGIEKRVDNFADEVMSQVNKGN from the coding sequence ATGGCAGTTACAGCACAAATGGTAAAAGAATTGCGCGAAAAAACCGGCGCAGGTATGATGGATTGCAAAAAAGCATTAGTGGAAACTAATGGCGATATCGAAGCGGCAATGGACTTCTTGCGTGAAAAAGGTCTTTCTAGCGCTTCTAAAAAAGCAGACCGCATTGCAGCGGACGGAACTACTGCAGTTCTAGTTCAAGGCAACGAGGCAGTAATTTATGAAGTAAACGCTGAAACAGACTTTGTTGCGAAAAACGAAGGCTTCCAAACACTTGTAAAAGAATTGGGCGAGCACTTGTTGTCAGTTAAACCGGCTACAATCGAAGAAGCTACTGCTTCTACTATGTCTAACGGTTTGTCTGTTGCAGATCATATCTCAAACGCAATCGCTAAAATTGGTGAAAAAATCACTTTGCGCCGCTTTGAAATCCGCACGAAAACAGATAACGACGCTTTCGGTCCTTACCTGCACATGGGCGGCAGAATTGCGGTTCTAGTTGAACTTGAAAATTCTACAGATACAGATGCTGCTCGCGACATCGCGATGCACATTGCAGCTTTAAACCCTAAATATGTGTCACGCGAAGAAGTTTCTGCTGAAGAAGTAGACCGCGAGCGCAAAGTCTTGACTGAACAAGCGTTGAACGAAGGCAAACCAGAAAACATCGTAGCGAAAATGGTTGAAGGCCGCCTTGGCAAATTCTTCGAAGACGTTTGCTTGTTGGACCAATCTTTCGTTAAAAACTCAGATCAAAAAGTTCGTGACTTTGCAGCATCAACTGGCGGAACTGTAAAAGGATTCACTCGTTATGAAGTTGGCGAAGGAATCGAAAAACGCGTTGATAACTTTGCTGACGAAGTTATGAGCCAAGTTAACAAAGGGAACTAA
- the rpsB gene encoding 30S ribosomal protein S2, which yields MSVISMKQLLEAGVHFGHQTRRWNPKMKKYIFVERNGIYIIDLQKTVRKLEEAYNFMKQVGEEGGKVLFVGTKKQAQDAIKEEAERSGNYYINQRWLGGTLTNFGTIQKRVNRLKQIERMEEDGTFDVLPKKEVVQLKKQHERLVKFLGGIRDMSSLPDVMFVVDPRKERIAVAEAMKLNIPIVGIVDTNCDPDEIDYVIPANDDAIRAVKLLTGKMADALLESKPEEDEEVAAESAE from the coding sequence ATGTCAGTAATTTCAATGAAACAATTGCTTGAAGCTGGTGTACACTTTGGCCACCAGACTCGCCGTTGGAACCCGAAAATGAAAAAATACATTTTCGTTGAACGTAACGGTATCTACATTATCGATCTTCAGAAAACAGTCCGTAAACTTGAGGAAGCTTATAACTTCATGAAGCAAGTGGGCGAAGAAGGCGGTAAAGTACTATTCGTAGGAACGAAAAAACAAGCTCAAGACGCGATCAAAGAAGAAGCAGAGCGTTCTGGCAACTACTACATCAACCAACGTTGGTTGGGTGGAACACTTACTAACTTCGGTACAATCCAAAAACGTGTGAACCGTTTGAAACAAATCGAGCGCATGGAAGAAGATGGAACGTTTGACGTTCTACCGAAAAAAGAAGTTGTTCAATTGAAGAAACAACACGAACGCCTTGTTAAATTCCTTGGCGGTATCCGTGACATGAGTTCACTTCCGGACGTTATGTTCGTAGTTGACCCACGCAAAGAACGCATTGCAGTAGCAGAAGCTATGAAATTGAATATTCCAATCGTAGGTATCGTTGATACAAACTGTGATCCGGATGAAATCGATTATGTAATTCCTGCAAACGACGATGCAATCCGTGCGGTTAAACTTTTGACTGGTAAAATGGCTGATGCTTTGCTTGAGTCAAAACCTGAAGAAGACGAAGAAGTAGCAGCAGAATCTGCTGAGTAA
- the codY gene encoding GTP-sensing pleiotropic transcriptional regulator CodY — MNLLEKTRRINSMLQAAAGKPVNFKDMAETLSEVIECNAFVVSRKGKLLGFAINQQIENERMKGMLEERQFPLEYTQNLSNISETSANLDVNSEHTIFPVEERELFEKGLTTIVPIIGGGERLGTLLLGRVDHEFQDDDLILGEYGATVVGMEILREKGDRIEEEARSKAVVQMAISSLSYSELEAIEHIFEELDGNEGLLVASKIADRVGITRSVIVNALRKLESAGVIESRSLGMKGTYIKVLNTKFLAELEQLKMN, encoded by the coding sequence ATGAATTTATTGGAAAAAACAAGACGCATCAACTCTATGCTGCAAGCAGCGGCAGGAAAACCGGTTAACTTTAAGGACATGGCAGAAACATTAAGCGAAGTAATCGAGTGCAACGCTTTCGTCGTAAGCCGTAAAGGTAAATTGCTTGGTTTCGCAATCAACCAGCAAATCGAAAACGAACGTATGAAAGGAATGTTGGAAGAACGCCAATTTCCTTTGGAGTATACACAAAACCTTTCAAACATCAGCGAAACTTCTGCTAACTTGGACGTAAACAGCGAGCATACGATTTTCCCTGTGGAAGAACGTGAACTGTTCGAAAAAGGTTTGACTACAATCGTTCCAATCATTGGTGGCGGAGAACGCTTAGGAACTCTTCTTCTTGGCCGTGTTGATCACGAATTCCAAGACGATGACTTGATCTTGGGTGAATACGGTGCAACAGTTGTAGGGATGGAAATCCTTCGTGAAAAAGGCGACCGCATCGAAGAAGAAGCGCGCAGCAAAGCTGTTGTTCAAATGGCGATTTCGTCACTTTCATACAGCGAGCTTGAAGCGATCGAACACATTTTTGAAGAACTTGACGGCAACGAAGGCTTGCTAGTCGCTTCAAAAATCGCTGACCGCGTGGGAATCACTCGTTCAGTTATCGTTAACGCACTTCGTAAACTAGAAAGTGCTGGCGTAATCGAATCACGTTCTCTAGGAATGAAAGGAACGTACATCAAAGTATTGAACACAAAATTCCTTGCAGAACTAGAACAATTGAAAATGAACTAA
- the hslU gene encoding HslU--HslV peptidase ATPase subunit yields the protein MKTQTDLTPRQITDHLDRYIVGQKDAKRSIAIALRNRYRRSRLEEELRDEVIPKNILMIGPTGVGKTEIARRIARLTGAPFIKVEATKFTEVGYVGRDVESMVRDLVEAAVRIVKEERFEAVKGQAEAAANERIVKLLAPSLKKKQTNQNPLEMLFGQKLDQEEDDATAEVEVRVKRREIAGDLKAGKLEDEWITVEVFENMPSMFDALQGSGMEQMGANMQDALSSLMPKKKKKRKLQVKEARRILTAEEAAKLVDDEEVASEAIQRSEQQGIIFIDEMDKIASKNSSSSADVSREGVQRDILPIVEGSTVGTKYGAVKTDYMLFVAAGAFHMTKPSDLIPELQGRFPIRVELQKLEVGDFVKILTEPKHSLINQYKALLETEGVMVNFTDAAITRLAEIAYEVNQDTDNIGARRLHTILERLLEDLSFEASEISPTQIDITPQYVNEKLENVAKNKDLSQFIL from the coding sequence ATGAAAACCCAAACAGATTTGACTCCACGACAAATAACAGATCATCTGGACCGTTACATAGTGGGCCAGAAAGACGCCAAACGTTCGATTGCAATCGCTTTACGGAACCGTTACCGCAGAAGCCGTCTAGAAGAAGAACTTCGCGATGAAGTAATTCCGAAGAACATTCTAATGATCGGGCCAACAGGCGTCGGGAAGACAGAGATTGCACGTCGGATTGCACGACTGACAGGAGCTCCTTTCATCAAAGTCGAAGCGACCAAATTTACAGAAGTGGGCTACGTAGGCCGTGATGTAGAGTCGATGGTACGCGATTTAGTGGAAGCTGCCGTTAGAATCGTCAAGGAAGAAAGATTTGAAGCGGTTAAAGGGCAAGCGGAAGCGGCAGCGAACGAACGTATTGTGAAGCTTCTTGCACCGTCCCTTAAAAAGAAACAAACAAACCAGAATCCGCTGGAAATGCTTTTTGGCCAAAAGTTGGACCAAGAAGAAGATGATGCAACTGCAGAAGTGGAAGTGCGCGTGAAGCGCAGGGAAATTGCTGGTGACTTGAAAGCTGGAAAACTCGAAGATGAGTGGATAACAGTTGAGGTATTTGAAAATATGCCTTCAATGTTTGATGCTTTGCAAGGTTCGGGAATGGAACAAATGGGTGCGAATATGCAAGACGCTTTATCATCGCTAATGCCAAAGAAAAAGAAAAAGCGCAAACTTCAAGTAAAAGAAGCACGTCGGATTTTGACGGCTGAGGAAGCAGCGAAACTGGTGGATGACGAGGAAGTGGCTTCAGAAGCGATACAGCGTTCAGAGCAGCAAGGAATCATTTTCATCGATGAAATGGATAAGATTGCAAGCAAAAACAGTTCTTCTTCAGCCGACGTTTCAAGAGAAGGGGTTCAGCGGGACATATTGCCGATTGTCGAAGGTTCTACAGTGGGCACTAAATACGGTGCAGTCAAAACGGATTATATGTTGTTTGTAGCTGCCGGCGCTTTCCATATGACTAAACCATCTGATTTGATTCCGGAATTACAGGGAAGGTTCCCAATCCGCGTGGAATTGCAGAAACTAGAAGTCGGGGATTTCGTCAAAATCTTAACCGAGCCGAAACATTCTTTGATTAATCAGTATAAAGCGCTTCTCGAAACAGAAGGAGTTATGGTAAACTTTACTGATGCCGCAATAACTAGACTGGCAGAGATCGCTTATGAAGTAAATCAAGACACAGATAATATTGGCGCACGCCGACTTCATACCATTTTGGAGCGGTTGTTGGAAGATTTGTCTTTCGAAGCATCAGAGATTTCACCGACACAGATTGACATTACCCCTCAATATGTGAACGAAAAGCTTGAAAATGTGGCGAAAAACAAAGATTTGTCACAATTTATTTTGTAA
- the hslV gene encoding ATP-dependent protease subunit HslV: MHEFHATTIFAVRHNGECAMAGDGQVTFGNAVVMKHTARKVRKLFNGQVLTGFAGSVADAFTLFEMFEGKLTEYNGNLQRAAVELAKQWRGDKMLRQLEAMLIVMNKEELLLVSGTGEVIEPDDGILAIGSGGNYALAAGRALKKYAGDNMTAAQIAQSALETAADICVYTNHQIILEELPK; this comes from the coding sequence ATGCACGAATTTCATGCAACTACGATATTTGCTGTGCGACATAATGGCGAATGCGCCATGGCGGGGGACGGACAAGTTACATTCGGCAACGCTGTCGTCATGAAGCACACAGCAAGAAAAGTCCGTAAATTGTTCAATGGCCAAGTATTGACCGGCTTTGCCGGTTCAGTCGCCGACGCATTTACGCTTTTTGAAATGTTCGAAGGCAAATTGACCGAATACAACGGAAATCTCCAACGTGCGGCGGTGGAATTGGCCAAACAATGGCGCGGTGATAAAATGTTGCGCCAACTGGAAGCGATGCTCATCGTCATGAACAAAGAAGAGCTGCTGCTTGTTTCCGGTACGGGTGAAGTAATTGAACCTGATGATGGCATCTTGGCAATCGGTTCTGGCGGCAACTATGCGTTAGCAGCTGGACGTGCTTTAAAAAAATACGCGGGAGACAATATGACTGCAGCCCAAATCGCCCAGTCTGCGCTTGAGACAGCGGCTGATATTTGCGTATATACCAATCATCAAATTATTTTGGAGGAGTTGCCAAAATGA
- the xerC gene encoding tyrosine recombinase XerC, with protein sequence MEKEEMLRSFMTYIQLEKNYSEHTVHHYKQDLAGFFLFLEEEGIQDLKEVEYLHARNYVTKLYEEKLSRTTISRKISAIRSFYRYGSREFGLSEAAFRSLYHPKKEERLPQFFYEEELEVLFKSVQGEDKLSIRNMALLELLYATGMRVSECVSIRMQDLDRSIQIVKVMGKGRKERYIPYGQFAHDALEQYIEEVRPKLMKNQTHDGLFVNNRGDALTDRGVRHILNECMKKASVNSVIYPHMIRHTFATHLLNNGADMRTVQELLGHAHLSSTQVYTHVTKEHLRKTYLNSHPRA encoded by the coding sequence ATGGAGAAAGAAGAGATGCTTCGATCTTTTATGACGTATATACAACTTGAGAAAAATTATTCTGAACACACTGTCCACCATTATAAACAAGACTTGGCGGGGTTTTTTCTTTTTTTAGAAGAGGAAGGTATACAAGACCTGAAAGAAGTCGAATATTTGCATGCCAGAAATTATGTAACGAAATTGTATGAGGAAAAATTATCCAGAACGACTATATCGAGAAAAATTTCAGCCATTCGTTCTTTTTACCGGTATGGCAGCCGGGAATTCGGTTTGAGCGAAGCGGCGTTTCGTTCTTTGTACCATCCCAAAAAAGAAGAACGGCTACCGCAATTTTTTTATGAAGAAGAGCTGGAAGTGCTTTTCAAGTCCGTACAGGGAGAAGATAAGCTCTCTATCCGGAATATGGCGCTGCTGGAATTGCTGTACGCGACAGGCATGCGGGTCAGCGAATGCGTCTCTATCCGAATGCAAGATTTGGACCGCAGCATTCAAATTGTCAAAGTGATGGGAAAAGGGCGGAAGGAACGATATATTCCGTATGGTCAGTTTGCCCACGACGCGTTGGAACAATATATTGAGGAAGTTCGTCCTAAGCTAATGAAAAATCAGACGCATGATGGGCTGTTCGTCAATAACCGCGGGGACGCCCTTACTGATCGAGGCGTAAGGCATATCCTGAACGAATGCATGAAAAAAGCATCCGTTAATTCTGTTATATATCCGCACATGATCCGGCATACGTTTGCCACGCATTTACTGAATAACGGCGCAGACATGCGGACCGTTCAAGAATTGTTGGGCCATGCGCATTTGAGCTCAACCCAAGTATATACACATGTAACAAAAGAGCATTTGAGAAAAACATATTTGAATTCACATCCAAGGGCTTAG
- the trmFO gene encoding FADH(2)-oxidizing methylenetetrahydrofolate--tRNA-(uracil(54)-C(5))-methyltransferase TrmFO, with translation MDKFVNVIGAGLAGSEAAWQIAKRGVKVRLYEMRPVKQTPAHHTDKFAELVCSNSLRANSLTNAVGVIKEEMRHLDSVIIEAADKASVPAGGALAVDRHEFSQAVTDKVRNHPLVEVINEEVTEIPEGITIIATGPLTSPALAEKVRELTGEEYLYFYDAAAPIVEKDSIDMDKVYLKSRYDKGEAAYLNCPMTEEEFRRFHTALVEAEVVPLKEFEKEIYFEGCMPVEVMAARGEKTLTFGPMKPVGLEDPKTGERPYAVVQLRQDDAAGTLYNIVGFQTHLKWGPQKEVLRLIPGLENVEIVRYGVMHRNTFINSPRVLKPTYQLKANSNIFFAGQMTGVEGYVESAGSGLLAGVNAAKLALGEELVILPAETALGSMARYITEADSKNFQPMNVNFGLFPDLGERIKSKQERAEKHAERALASIQNYMNTVTV, from the coding sequence ATGGATAAATTTGTAAACGTAATTGGGGCAGGTCTTGCCGGAAGTGAAGCGGCGTGGCAAATTGCTAAACGCGGCGTCAAGGTGCGACTATATGAAATGCGTCCGGTTAAGCAAACGCCGGCTCACCACACCGATAAATTTGCGGAATTGGTTTGCAGCAACTCGCTTCGCGCGAATTCCCTGACAAACGCAGTGGGCGTCATCAAAGAAGAAATGCGTCACTTGGATTCGGTTATTATTGAAGCGGCTGACAAAGCTTCTGTTCCTGCAGGTGGAGCGCTGGCTGTAGACCGCCACGAATTTTCACAAGCAGTAACAGACAAAGTGCGCAATCACCCGCTTGTTGAAGTGATCAACGAAGAAGTGACGGAGATTCCAGAAGGCATCACCATTATTGCAACGGGCCCCTTGACTTCTCCTGCACTTGCAGAAAAAGTGCGTGAGCTGACAGGTGAAGAATACTTGTATTTCTACGATGCAGCTGCTCCTATCGTGGAAAAAGACAGCATCGATATGGACAAAGTTTATTTGAAATCACGCTACGACAAAGGGGAAGCGGCTTACTTAAATTGCCCGATGACGGAAGAAGAATTCCGCCGGTTCCATACGGCACTTGTTGAAGCGGAAGTTGTGCCATTAAAAGAATTTGAAAAAGAAATATACTTTGAAGGCTGTATGCCGGTTGAAGTGATGGCAGCAAGAGGCGAAAAAACGCTGACGTTTGGTCCAATGAAACCGGTCGGTTTGGAAGATCCGAAAACCGGAGAACGTCCATACGCAGTTGTCCAATTGCGCCAAGACGATGCTGCTGGCACACTTTACAACATTGTCGGCTTCCAGACGCATTTGAAATGGGGACCGCAAAAAGAAGTGCTGCGGTTGATTCCTGGTCTTGAAAATGTGGAAATCGTGCGTTACGGTGTTATGCACCGCAACACGTTCATCAATTCGCCGCGCGTATTAAAACCGACTTATCAATTGAAAGCCAACTCGAATATTTTCTTCGCCGGCCAAATGACTGGCGTTGAAGGATATGTGGAATCTGCGGGAAGCGGGCTTCTAGCCGGCGTCAATGCAGCGAAGCTTGCGCTTGGCGAAGAACTGGTAATCTTACCGGCAGAAACGGCTTTAGGCAGCATGGCTCGCTATATTACAGAAGCGGACAGCAAGAACTTCCAGCCGATGAACGTTAACTTTGGTTTGTTCCCGGATTTAGGAGAGCGCATCAAATCTAAACAAGAGCGTGCAGAGAAACATGCTGAACGCGCACTAGCTTCAATTCAAAATTATATGAATACAGTGACTGTTTAA
- the topA gene encoding type I DNA topoisomerase, producing MADFLVIVESPAKAKTIERYLGKKYKVRASLGHLRDLPRSQMGVDVENNYEPRYITIRGKGPILSDLKKEAKKAKKVFLAADPDREGEAIAWHLATALGIDKDSDCRVVFNEITKDAIKESFKHPRQIDMDLVDAQQARRILDRLVGYSISPLLWKKVKKGLSAGRVQSVALRLIIDRENEIKNFEPEEYWSITGEFEKAKKKFEAQFYGNANEKMKLTNEDDVKAVMASMNGKDFTVNRVVKKERKRNPSPSFTTSSLQQEAARKLNFRAKKTMMLAQQLYEGISVGKEGITGLITYMRTDSTRISETAKKDALDYILGQYGEEYATKATAGKQASSSQDAHEAVRPTSVFRTPESMKNILSRDLYRLYKLIWDRFVASQMSSAVLDTVMAELQNGEAIFRANGSQVKFPGFMKLYVEGTDDQTDDKDNILPEMAEGDIVKAVEVTPKQHFTQPPPRYTEARLVRALEELGIGRPSTYAPTLDTIQKRGYVTLDAKRFIPTELGEIVHQLVLEFFPDILNIEFTAKMEHDLDSVEEGEIEWREIIDAFFQDFEKHVEVAESEMEKVQIKDEPAGEDCELCGSAMVFKLGRYGKFMACSNFPDCRNTKAIVKHIGVTCPTCKEGEIVERKSKKKRLFYGCERYPECDFVSWDKPIERPCPKCSHLLVEKKVKKGVQINCVSCDYQEEVQ from the coding sequence ATGGCAGATTTTTTAGTGATTGTGGAATCGCCTGCAAAGGCGAAAACAATCGAACGGTATTTGGGGAAAAAATATAAAGTCCGTGCATCTCTAGGACATTTACGCGATCTTCCCCGAAGCCAAATGGGTGTAGACGTTGAAAATAATTACGAACCCCGTTATATCACCATTAGAGGCAAAGGCCCTATCTTATCAGATTTGAAAAAAGAAGCTAAAAAAGCGAAAAAAGTATTTCTCGCAGCTGACCCCGACAGAGAAGGGGAAGCGATTGCGTGGCACCTAGCTACTGCTCTTGGCATCGACAAAGACTCAGATTGCCGAGTTGTTTTCAACGAAATTACAAAAGACGCTATTAAAGAATCATTCAAACATCCGCGCCAGATTGACATGGACCTTGTCGATGCACAACAAGCACGCCGTATACTTGATCGGCTGGTTGGCTATAGCATCAGTCCACTGTTGTGGAAGAAAGTCAAAAAAGGGTTATCGGCAGGCCGTGTACAATCTGTAGCCTTGCGGTTGATCATCGACCGGGAAAATGAAATCAAGAATTTCGAACCGGAAGAATACTGGTCCATTACAGGTGAATTCGAAAAAGCGAAGAAAAAATTTGAAGCTCAGTTTTATGGCAACGCAAATGAAAAAATGAAACTGACAAACGAAGACGACGTCAAAGCGGTTATGGCATCGATGAACGGCAAAGACTTTACAGTAAACCGCGTTGTGAAAAAAGAAAGAAAGAGAAATCCTTCCCCTTCTTTTACAACCTCATCCCTTCAACAGGAAGCAGCCCGCAAATTAAACTTCCGTGCTAAAAAGACGATGATGCTTGCACAACAACTATACGAAGGAATTTCGGTCGGGAAAGAAGGCATCACGGGTTTAATCACCTATATGCGGACAGACTCCACCCGGATTTCAGAAACAGCGAAAAAAGATGCCTTAGATTATATTCTCGGTCAATACGGCGAAGAGTATGCCACCAAGGCAACCGCTGGTAAACAGGCTTCAAGTTCTCAGGATGCCCATGAGGCTGTCCGTCCTACTAGTGTGTTCCGGACCCCGGAATCCATGAAAAATATTTTGTCCCGCGATTTATACAGGTTATATAAATTGATTTGGGATCGCTTTGTTGCGAGCCAAATGTCTTCAGCTGTTCTTGATACGGTAATGGCAGAACTGCAAAACGGTGAAGCGATATTCCGCGCAAACGGTTCACAAGTTAAATTCCCAGGGTTTATGAAGCTTTATGTGGAAGGCACGGATGATCAAACAGATGACAAAGACAATATTTTGCCAGAGATGGCTGAAGGTGATATCGTTAAAGCTGTGGAAGTCACACCGAAACAGCATTTTACGCAGCCGCCTCCACGTTATACTGAGGCAAGACTAGTACGCGCTTTGGAAGAATTGGGAATAGGGCGCCCTTCTACTTATGCACCTACACTTGATACCATCCAAAAACGTGGATACGTAACTTTGGATGCCAAGCGTTTCATCCCGACCGAACTAGGCGAGATCGTCCATCAGCTTGTATTGGAATTTTTCCCGGATATTTTAAATATCGAGTTTACAGCAAAAATGGAACATGATCTCGATAGTGTTGAAGAAGGGGAAATTGAGTGGAGAGAAATCATCGACGCTTTTTTCCAAGACTTTGAGAAACACGTTGAAGTCGCTGAAAGTGAAATGGAAAAAGTGCAGATTAAAGATGAGCCGGCAGGAGAAGATTGTGAATTGTGCGGTTCCGCGATGGTCTTTAAATTGGGGCGCTACGGAAAGTTCATGGCGTGCAGCAATTTCCCGGATTGCCGAAACACAAAAGCGATCGTCAAGCACATTGGAGTTACGTGTCCAACTTGTAAAGAAGGCGAAATTGTTGAACGAAAAAGCAAGAAAAAGCGTCTTTTCTACGGATGCGAGCGCTATCCGGAATGTGATTTTGTGTCCTGGGATAAGCCAATTGAACGGCCATGTCCAAAATGCAGCCACCTGCTGGTGGAGAAAAAAGTCAAAAAAGGCGTTCAAATCAATTGTGTAAGTTGTGATTATCAGGAAGAAGTTCAATAA